In a single window of the Anguilla rostrata isolate EN2019 chromosome 4, ASM1855537v3, whole genome shotgun sequence genome:
- the nexn gene encoding nexilin isoform X4 has protein sequence MTDVAQKQEKLLSTSKPVMRSYVPKVGKGEAKNKFEAMQRAREDRSKRRSEEEQKKRKEQYIKEKEWNRRKQEIKELLASSDEEEEKPATSAKSYVPKITGSVKGKFAEMAKQRQEEDRKRMEEERKRRATQDTLEKAKIQRELAKKAEEEGDDSLLVKVVPTKPPGKIKINFEDIEKSREEEEKRRTEEEKKKRYDEHRRSFRDSKRRSRLMQEEEGQPTEKEQVTPGKLKLTFEELEKERQEMQKKQTEEEARRRLEEEKKAFEEAKLEMGAEDEDELGSQAAKDEFRPGKLKLSFEELERQRVDEERKRAEEEAKRRMEEERKAFAEARKSMIFDEDDDILAAMLSGEGNKPGKLRLSFEELERQRREEEQRRAEEEAKRRLEEEKRVFAEARKNMVEDEEELVKSESQEALCPRKLEINFEELLKQKQEAERRRTEEERRQKMELEKKAYEQLKEEMGEDEVNESTELVSTEYEELIKLKRTGTIKAKNLKSKFEKIKQLTEADIQKKIEEERARRKAIDLEIKEREAERFQEEDEEESSGALVRAEDAPFKQKVDMRKRFEQMAKAREEEERKRIEEQKLQRMQFEQQEIDAALQKEREEEEEEEGSIINGSTTYEDEEGHARSGAPWFKKPLKNQSVVDAEPVRFTVKITGEPKPEVTWWFEGEMLQDCEDYQYIERGETYCLYLPETFPEDEGEYMCKAVNSRGTAASTCILTIETEDY, from the exons ATGACTGACGTGGCACAAAAACAAGAG AAACTCCTTTCCACTTCCAAACCCGTTATGAGGAGCTATGTGCCCAAGGTCGGAAAGGGGGAAGCAAAAAATAAGTTTGAGGCTATGCAGAGGGCGAGAGAGGATCGCAGTAAGAGGCGCAGcgaagaggagcagaagaaaaggaaggagCAGTAtataaaagagaaagaatggAATCGCCGAAAGCAGGAG ATAAAGGAACTCCTCGCCTCAAgcgatgaggaagaggagaagccAGCCACGTCAGCAAAATCGTACGTCCCGAAGATAACAG GCAGCGTGAAGGGGAAGTTTGCAGAGATGGCGAAACAGCGGCAGGaggaagacaggaagaggatggaggaggagaggaaaaggcGAGCCACTCAGGACACACTTGAGAAGGCCAAGATCCAGAGAGAACTGGCCAAGAAGGCAGAGGAG GAAGGAGATGATTCCCTACTTGTGAAAGTAGTTCCAACAAAACCCCCTGGCAAGATAAAAATCAACTTTGAGGACATAGAAAAGAGccgagaagaggaggaaaagaggaggactgaggaagagaagaagaagaggtaCGATGAGCACAGGCGCTCTTTCCGGGACTCCAAGCGACGATCCAGGTTAATGCAG gaagaggagggccaACCCACAGAGAAGGAGCAGGTGACCCCGGGCAAGCTGAAGCTGACATTTGAGGAGctagagaaggagagacaggagATGCAGAAGAAGCagacggaggaggaggcccGGCGGCGActggaagaagagaagaaggcCTTCGAGGAGGCGAAGCTAGAAATG GGggctgaggatgaggatgaacTAGGTTCCCAGGCCGCAAAAGACGAATTCCGCCCTGGGAAGCTAAAGCTGAGCtttgaggagctggagaggcagagagtAGATGAAGAGCGCAAGAGAGCAGAAGAAGAGGCCAAGAGACGTatggaagaggagaggaaagccTTTGCAGAAGCCAGGAAGAGCATG ATCTTTGATGAGGATGATGACATCTTAGCCGCCATGCTGTCCGGGGAAGGCAACAAGCCCGGAAAGCTGAGGCTAAGTTTCGAGGAGCTGGAGCggcagaggagggaggaggagcagaggagggcTGAAGAGGAGGCCAAACGGCgactggaggaggagaaaagggtCTTTGCTGAAGCTCGTAAGAACATG gtggaggatgaggaggagctggtgaagAGCGAGTCACAGGAGGCGCTATGCCCCAGGAAGCTGGAGATCAACTTTGAGGAGCTCCTCaagcagaaacaggaagcagaaaggAGGCGCACAGAGGAAGAACGCAGACAAAAGATGGAGTTGGAGAAGAAGGCATACgagcagctgaaggaggagaTGGGGGAG GATGAAGTAAATGAAAGTACAGAGTTGGTGAGCACAGAGTATGAAGAACTGATTAAGCTGAAACGAACTGGAACTATAAAAGCAAAGAACTTGAAATCCAAATTTGAGAAGATCAAGCAACTCACAGAAGCGGACATCCAGAAAAAGATTGAAGAGGAAAGGGCACGAAGAAAGGCCATTGACCTTGAAATCAAAGAAAGAGAAGCTGAAAGATTCCAGGAG gaggatgaagaggaaagCAGTGGTGCACTTGTCAGAGCGGAGGATGCACCATTCAAGCAGAAGGTGGACATGCGAAAACGGTTTGAACAAATGGCAAAAGccagggaagaggaggaaaggaaacGGATTGAAGAACAAAAACTACAGAGAATGCAGTTTGAGCAGCAAGAGATTGATGCAGCTCTCCAAAAA gaaagggaagaggaggaggaagaagagggaagCATCATCAATGGCTCAACAACCTATGAAGACGAAGAGGGTCATGCAAGATCTGGGGCTCCGTGGTTTAAAAAGCCTCTCAAAAACCAGTCTGTGGTCGATGCTGAACCCGTTAGGTTTACTGTCAAAATCACCGGCGAACCAAAGCCCGAGGTGACCTGGTGGTTTGAGGGTGAAATGCTTCAAGACTGTGAGGACTATCAGTACATTGAGAGGGGAGAGACATATTGCCTATACTTGCCAGAGACCTTCCCAGAGGATGAGGGGGAGTACATGTGCAAAGCCGTGAATAGCCGAGGCACTGCTGCCAGCACCTGCATTCTCACAATTGAAA CTGAGGACTACTGA
- the nexn gene encoding nexilin isoform X3: MTDVAQKQEKLLSTSKPVMRSYVPKVGKGEAKNKFEAMQRAREDRSKRRSEEEQKKRKEQYIKEKEWNRRKQEIKELLASSDEEEEKPATSAKSYVPKITGSVKGKFAEMAKQRQEEDRKRMEEERKRRATQDTLEKAKIQRELAKKAEEEGDDSLLVKVVPTKPPGKIKINFEDIEKSREEEEKRRTEEEKKKRYDEHRRSFRDSKRRSRLMQQEEEGQPTEKEQVTPGKLKLTFEELEKERQEMQKKQTEEEARRRLEEEKKAFEEAKLEMGAEDEDELGSQAAKDEFRPGKLKLSFEELERQRVDEERKRAEEEAKRRMEEERKAFAEARKSMIFDEDDDILAAMLSGEGNKPGKLRLSFEELERQRREEEQRRAEEEAKRRLEEEKRVFAEARKNMVEDEEELVKSESQEALCPRKLEINFEELLKQKQEAERRRTEEERRQKMELEKKAYEQLKEEMGEDEVNESTELVSTEYEELIKLKRTGTIKAKNLKSKFEKIKQLTEADIQKKIEEERARRKAIDLEIKEREAERFQEEDEEESSGALVRAEDAPFKQKVDMRKRFEQMAKAREEEERKRIEEQKLQRMQFEQQEIDAALQKEREEEEEEEGSIINGSTTYEDEEGHARSGAPWFKKPLKNQSVVDAEPVRFTVKITGEPKPEVTWWFEGEMLQDCEDYQYIERGETYCLYLPETFPEDEGEYMCKAVNSRGTAASTCILTIETEDY; encoded by the exons ATGACTGACGTGGCACAAAAACAAGAG AAACTCCTTTCCACTTCCAAACCCGTTATGAGGAGCTATGTGCCCAAGGTCGGAAAGGGGGAAGCAAAAAATAAGTTTGAGGCTATGCAGAGGGCGAGAGAGGATCGCAGTAAGAGGCGCAGcgaagaggagcagaagaaaaggaaggagCAGTAtataaaagagaaagaatggAATCGCCGAAAGCAGGAG ATAAAGGAACTCCTCGCCTCAAgcgatgaggaagaggagaagccAGCCACGTCAGCAAAATCGTACGTCCCGAAGATAACAG GCAGCGTGAAGGGGAAGTTTGCAGAGATGGCGAAACAGCGGCAGGaggaagacaggaagaggatggaggaggagaggaaaaggcGAGCCACTCAGGACACACTTGAGAAGGCCAAGATCCAGAGAGAACTGGCCAAGAAGGCAGAGGAG GAAGGAGATGATTCCCTACTTGTGAAAGTAGTTCCAACAAAACCCCCTGGCAAGATAAAAATCAACTTTGAGGACATAGAAAAGAGccgagaagaggaggaaaagaggaggactgaggaagagaagaagaagaggtaCGATGAGCACAGGCGCTCTTTCCGGGACTCCAAGCGACGATCCAGGTTAATGCAG caggaagaggagggccaACCCACAGAGAAGGAGCAGGTGACCCCGGGCAAGCTGAAGCTGACATTTGAGGAGctagagaaggagagacaggagATGCAGAAGAAGCagacggaggaggaggcccGGCGGCGActggaagaagagaagaaggcCTTCGAGGAGGCGAAGCTAGAAATG GGggctgaggatgaggatgaacTAGGTTCCCAGGCCGCAAAAGACGAATTCCGCCCTGGGAAGCTAAAGCTGAGCtttgaggagctggagaggcagagagtAGATGAAGAGCGCAAGAGAGCAGAAGAAGAGGCCAAGAGACGTatggaagaggagaggaaagccTTTGCAGAAGCCAGGAAGAGCATG ATCTTTGATGAGGATGATGACATCTTAGCCGCCATGCTGTCCGGGGAAGGCAACAAGCCCGGAAAGCTGAGGCTAAGTTTCGAGGAGCTGGAGCggcagaggagggaggaggagcagaggagggcTGAAGAGGAGGCCAAACGGCgactggaggaggagaaaagggtCTTTGCTGAAGCTCGTAAGAACATG gtggaggatgaggaggagctggtgaagAGCGAGTCACAGGAGGCGCTATGCCCCAGGAAGCTGGAGATCAACTTTGAGGAGCTCCTCaagcagaaacaggaagcagaaaggAGGCGCACAGAGGAAGAACGCAGACAAAAGATGGAGTTGGAGAAGAAGGCATACgagcagctgaaggaggagaTGGGGGAG GATGAAGTAAATGAAAGTACAGAGTTGGTGAGCACAGAGTATGAAGAACTGATTAAGCTGAAACGAACTGGAACTATAAAAGCAAAGAACTTGAAATCCAAATTTGAGAAGATCAAGCAACTCACAGAAGCGGACATCCAGAAAAAGATTGAAGAGGAAAGGGCACGAAGAAAGGCCATTGACCTTGAAATCAAAGAAAGAGAAGCTGAAAGATTCCAGGAG gaggatgaagaggaaagCAGTGGTGCACTTGTCAGAGCGGAGGATGCACCATTCAAGCAGAAGGTGGACATGCGAAAACGGTTTGAACAAATGGCAAAAGccagggaagaggaggaaaggaaacGGATTGAAGAACAAAAACTACAGAGAATGCAGTTTGAGCAGCAAGAGATTGATGCAGCTCTCCAAAAA gaaagggaagaggaggaggaagaagagggaagCATCATCAATGGCTCAACAACCTATGAAGACGAAGAGGGTCATGCAAGATCTGGGGCTCCGTGGTTTAAAAAGCCTCTCAAAAACCAGTCTGTGGTCGATGCTGAACCCGTTAGGTTTACTGTCAAAATCACCGGCGAACCAAAGCCCGAGGTGACCTGGTGGTTTGAGGGTGAAATGCTTCAAGACTGTGAGGACTATCAGTACATTGAGAGGGGAGAGACATATTGCCTATACTTGCCAGAGACCTTCCCAGAGGATGAGGGGGAGTACATGTGCAAAGCCGTGAATAGCCGAGGCACTGCTGCCAGCACCTGCATTCTCACAATTGAAA CTGAGGACTACTGA
- the nexn gene encoding nexilin isoform X2, whose translation MTDVAQKQEKLLSTSKPVMRSYVPKVGKGEAKNKFEAMQRAREDRSKRRSEEEQKKRKEQYIKEKEWNRRKQEIKELLASSDEEEEKPATSAKSYVPKITGSVKGKFAEMAKQRQEEDRKRMEEERKRRATQDTLEKAKIQRELAKKAEEEGDDSLLVKVVPTKPPGKIKINFEDIEKSREEEEKRRTEEEKKKRYDEHRRSFRDSKRRSRLMQEEEGQPTEKEQVTPGKLKLTFEELEKERQEMQKKQTEEEARRRLEEEKKAFEEAKLEMGAEDEDELGSQAAKDEFRPGKLKLSFEELERQRVDEERKRAEEEAKRRMEEERKAFAEARKSMIFDEDDDILAAMLSGEGNKPGKLRLSFEELERQRREEEQRRAEEEAKRRLEEEKRVFAEARKNMSPVPDQDKSMATYGDGEVEDEEELVKSESQEALCPRKLEINFEELLKQKQEAERRRTEEERRQKMELEKKAYEQLKEEMGEDEVNESTELVSTEYEELIKLKRTGTIKAKNLKSKFEKIKQLTEADIQKKIEEERARRKAIDLEIKEREAERFQEEDEEESSGALVRAEDAPFKQKVDMRKRFEQMAKAREEEERKRIEEQKLQRMQFEQQEIDAALQKEREEEEEEEGSIINGSTTYEDEEGHARSGAPWFKKPLKNQSVVDAEPVRFTVKITGEPKPEVTWWFEGEMLQDCEDYQYIERGETYCLYLPETFPEDEGEYMCKAVNSRGTAASTCILTIETEDY comes from the exons ATGACTGACGTGGCACAAAAACAAGAG AAACTCCTTTCCACTTCCAAACCCGTTATGAGGAGCTATGTGCCCAAGGTCGGAAAGGGGGAAGCAAAAAATAAGTTTGAGGCTATGCAGAGGGCGAGAGAGGATCGCAGTAAGAGGCGCAGcgaagaggagcagaagaaaaggaaggagCAGTAtataaaagagaaagaatggAATCGCCGAAAGCAGGAG ATAAAGGAACTCCTCGCCTCAAgcgatgaggaagaggagaagccAGCCACGTCAGCAAAATCGTACGTCCCGAAGATAACAG GCAGCGTGAAGGGGAAGTTTGCAGAGATGGCGAAACAGCGGCAGGaggaagacaggaagaggatggaggaggagaggaaaaggcGAGCCACTCAGGACACACTTGAGAAGGCCAAGATCCAGAGAGAACTGGCCAAGAAGGCAGAGGAG GAAGGAGATGATTCCCTACTTGTGAAAGTAGTTCCAACAAAACCCCCTGGCAAGATAAAAATCAACTTTGAGGACATAGAAAAGAGccgagaagaggaggaaaagaggaggactgaggaagagaagaagaagaggtaCGATGAGCACAGGCGCTCTTTCCGGGACTCCAAGCGACGATCCAGGTTAATGCAG gaagaggagggccaACCCACAGAGAAGGAGCAGGTGACCCCGGGCAAGCTGAAGCTGACATTTGAGGAGctagagaaggagagacaggagATGCAGAAGAAGCagacggaggaggaggcccGGCGGCGActggaagaagagaagaaggcCTTCGAGGAGGCGAAGCTAGAAATG GGggctgaggatgaggatgaacTAGGTTCCCAGGCCGCAAAAGACGAATTCCGCCCTGGGAAGCTAAAGCTGAGCtttgaggagctggagaggcagagagtAGATGAAGAGCGCAAGAGAGCAGAAGAAGAGGCCAAGAGACGTatggaagaggagaggaaagccTTTGCAGAAGCCAGGAAGAGCATG ATCTTTGATGAGGATGATGACATCTTAGCCGCCATGCTGTCCGGGGAAGGCAACAAGCCCGGAAAGCTGAGGCTAAGTTTCGAGGAGCTGGAGCggcagaggagggaggaggagcagaggagggcTGAAGAGGAGGCCAAACGGCgactggaggaggagaaaagggtCTTTGCTGAAGCTCGTAAGAACATG agCCCAGTGCCGGATCAGGATAAATCAATGGCCACATATGGAGATGGAGAA gtggaggatgaggaggagctggtgaagAGCGAGTCACAGGAGGCGCTATGCCCCAGGAAGCTGGAGATCAACTTTGAGGAGCTCCTCaagcagaaacaggaagcagaaaggAGGCGCACAGAGGAAGAACGCAGACAAAAGATGGAGTTGGAGAAGAAGGCATACgagcagctgaaggaggagaTGGGGGAG GATGAAGTAAATGAAAGTACAGAGTTGGTGAGCACAGAGTATGAAGAACTGATTAAGCTGAAACGAACTGGAACTATAAAAGCAAAGAACTTGAAATCCAAATTTGAGAAGATCAAGCAACTCACAGAAGCGGACATCCAGAAAAAGATTGAAGAGGAAAGGGCACGAAGAAAGGCCATTGACCTTGAAATCAAAGAAAGAGAAGCTGAAAGATTCCAGGAG gaggatgaagaggaaagCAGTGGTGCACTTGTCAGAGCGGAGGATGCACCATTCAAGCAGAAGGTGGACATGCGAAAACGGTTTGAACAAATGGCAAAAGccagggaagaggaggaaaggaaacGGATTGAAGAACAAAAACTACAGAGAATGCAGTTTGAGCAGCAAGAGATTGATGCAGCTCTCCAAAAA gaaagggaagaggaggaggaagaagagggaagCATCATCAATGGCTCAACAACCTATGAAGACGAAGAGGGTCATGCAAGATCTGGGGCTCCGTGGTTTAAAAAGCCTCTCAAAAACCAGTCTGTGGTCGATGCTGAACCCGTTAGGTTTACTGTCAAAATCACCGGCGAACCAAAGCCCGAGGTGACCTGGTGGTTTGAGGGTGAAATGCTTCAAGACTGTGAGGACTATCAGTACATTGAGAGGGGAGAGACATATTGCCTATACTTGCCAGAGACCTTCCCAGAGGATGAGGGGGAGTACATGTGCAAAGCCGTGAATAGCCGAGGCACTGCTGCCAGCACCTGCATTCTCACAATTGAAA CTGAGGACTACTGA
- the nexn gene encoding nexilin isoform X1 produces MTDVAQKQEKLLSTSKPVMRSYVPKVGKGEAKNKFEAMQRAREDRSKRRSEEEQKKRKEQYIKEKEWNRRKQEIKELLASSDEEEEKPATSAKSYVPKITGSVKGKFAEMAKQRQEEDRKRMEEERKRRATQDTLEKAKIQRELAKKAEEEGDDSLLVKVVPTKPPGKIKINFEDIEKSREEEEKRRTEEEKKKRYDEHRRSFRDSKRRSRLMQQEEEGQPTEKEQVTPGKLKLTFEELEKERQEMQKKQTEEEARRRLEEEKKAFEEAKLEMGAEDEDELGSQAAKDEFRPGKLKLSFEELERQRVDEERKRAEEEAKRRMEEERKAFAEARKSMIFDEDDDILAAMLSGEGNKPGKLRLSFEELERQRREEEQRRAEEEAKRRLEEEKRVFAEARKNMSPVPDQDKSMATYGDGEVEDEEELVKSESQEALCPRKLEINFEELLKQKQEAERRRTEEERRQKMELEKKAYEQLKEEMGEDEVNESTELVSTEYEELIKLKRTGTIKAKNLKSKFEKIKQLTEADIQKKIEEERARRKAIDLEIKEREAERFQEEDEEESSGALVRAEDAPFKQKVDMRKRFEQMAKAREEEERKRIEEQKLQRMQFEQQEIDAALQKEREEEEEEEGSIINGSTTYEDEEGHARSGAPWFKKPLKNQSVVDAEPVRFTVKITGEPKPEVTWWFEGEMLQDCEDYQYIERGETYCLYLPETFPEDEGEYMCKAVNSRGTAASTCILTIETEDY; encoded by the exons ATGACTGACGTGGCACAAAAACAAGAG AAACTCCTTTCCACTTCCAAACCCGTTATGAGGAGCTATGTGCCCAAGGTCGGAAAGGGGGAAGCAAAAAATAAGTTTGAGGCTATGCAGAGGGCGAGAGAGGATCGCAGTAAGAGGCGCAGcgaagaggagcagaagaaaaggaaggagCAGTAtataaaagagaaagaatggAATCGCCGAAAGCAGGAG ATAAAGGAACTCCTCGCCTCAAgcgatgaggaagaggagaagccAGCCACGTCAGCAAAATCGTACGTCCCGAAGATAACAG GCAGCGTGAAGGGGAAGTTTGCAGAGATGGCGAAACAGCGGCAGGaggaagacaggaagaggatggaggaggagaggaaaaggcGAGCCACTCAGGACACACTTGAGAAGGCCAAGATCCAGAGAGAACTGGCCAAGAAGGCAGAGGAG GAAGGAGATGATTCCCTACTTGTGAAAGTAGTTCCAACAAAACCCCCTGGCAAGATAAAAATCAACTTTGAGGACATAGAAAAGAGccgagaagaggaggaaaagaggaggactgaggaagagaagaagaagaggtaCGATGAGCACAGGCGCTCTTTCCGGGACTCCAAGCGACGATCCAGGTTAATGCAG caggaagaggagggccaACCCACAGAGAAGGAGCAGGTGACCCCGGGCAAGCTGAAGCTGACATTTGAGGAGctagagaaggagagacaggagATGCAGAAGAAGCagacggaggaggaggcccGGCGGCGActggaagaagagaagaaggcCTTCGAGGAGGCGAAGCTAGAAATG GGggctgaggatgaggatgaacTAGGTTCCCAGGCCGCAAAAGACGAATTCCGCCCTGGGAAGCTAAAGCTGAGCtttgaggagctggagaggcagagagtAGATGAAGAGCGCAAGAGAGCAGAAGAAGAGGCCAAGAGACGTatggaagaggagaggaaagccTTTGCAGAAGCCAGGAAGAGCATG ATCTTTGATGAGGATGATGACATCTTAGCCGCCATGCTGTCCGGGGAAGGCAACAAGCCCGGAAAGCTGAGGCTAAGTTTCGAGGAGCTGGAGCggcagaggagggaggaggagcagaggagggcTGAAGAGGAGGCCAAACGGCgactggaggaggagaaaagggtCTTTGCTGAAGCTCGTAAGAACATG agCCCAGTGCCGGATCAGGATAAATCAATGGCCACATATGGAGATGGAGAA gtggaggatgaggaggagctggtgaagAGCGAGTCACAGGAGGCGCTATGCCCCAGGAAGCTGGAGATCAACTTTGAGGAGCTCCTCaagcagaaacaggaagcagaaaggAGGCGCACAGAGGAAGAACGCAGACAAAAGATGGAGTTGGAGAAGAAGGCATACgagcagctgaaggaggagaTGGGGGAG GATGAAGTAAATGAAAGTACAGAGTTGGTGAGCACAGAGTATGAAGAACTGATTAAGCTGAAACGAACTGGAACTATAAAAGCAAAGAACTTGAAATCCAAATTTGAGAAGATCAAGCAACTCACAGAAGCGGACATCCAGAAAAAGATTGAAGAGGAAAGGGCACGAAGAAAGGCCATTGACCTTGAAATCAAAGAAAGAGAAGCTGAAAGATTCCAGGAG gaggatgaagaggaaagCAGTGGTGCACTTGTCAGAGCGGAGGATGCACCATTCAAGCAGAAGGTGGACATGCGAAAACGGTTTGAACAAATGGCAAAAGccagggaagaggaggaaaggaaacGGATTGAAGAACAAAAACTACAGAGAATGCAGTTTGAGCAGCAAGAGATTGATGCAGCTCTCCAAAAA gaaagggaagaggaggaggaagaagagggaagCATCATCAATGGCTCAACAACCTATGAAGACGAAGAGGGTCATGCAAGATCTGGGGCTCCGTGGTTTAAAAAGCCTCTCAAAAACCAGTCTGTGGTCGATGCTGAACCCGTTAGGTTTACTGTCAAAATCACCGGCGAACCAAAGCCCGAGGTGACCTGGTGGTTTGAGGGTGAAATGCTTCAAGACTGTGAGGACTATCAGTACATTGAGAGGGGAGAGACATATTGCCTATACTTGCCAGAGACCTTCCCAGAGGATGAGGGGGAGTACATGTGCAAAGCCGTGAATAGCCGAGGCACTGCTGCCAGCACCTGCATTCTCACAATTGAAA CTGAGGACTACTGA